In Micromonospora sp. WMMA1363, a genomic segment contains:
- the rpmE gene encoding 50S ribosomal protein L31 has product MKPNIHPEYVTTDVTCSCGNTFTTRSTAKGGSIHVETCSACHPFYTGKQRVLDTAGRVAKFQQKYAKVQAKKGK; this is encoded by the coding sequence ATGAAGCCCAACATTCACCCGGAGTACGTGACCACCGACGTCACCTGCTCCTGCGGCAACACCTTCACCACCCGCAGCACCGCCAAGGGTGGTTCCATCCACGTCGAGACGTGCAGCGCCTGCCACCCGTTCTACACCGGCAAGCAGCGCGTCCTGGACACCGCGGGCCGGGTGGCGAAGTTCCAGCAGAAGTACGCCAAGGTTCAGGCCAAGAAGGGCAAGTAA